The Cuculus canorus isolate bCucCan1 chromosome 5, bCucCan1.pri, whole genome shotgun sequence DNA segment attttataaCTAGTCATGaataaagaacttttttttgaTGGACAAGCTTTTGATTAGCTCATGTAAAAACATTAAGAATTGCTGTataacatctaaaaaaaaaaaaaaaaggtgaaatatttaccatataattgttttcattgtaCATGCAATTTATCTTTTGAAGGAGATGTTTTCAATCAGTAATTTGTACAATTAACAGATAAAGCACTTTGCTAAATACAGTGCAGtaacctgcttttttttttttttttcccccttgaaTTTAGTTATCGATTTATGATAATGGACCGATTTGGCAGAGATCTTCAGAAAATgtatgaagaaaatgcaaagcgATTTCCCCATAAAACTGTACTACAATTAGGCCTGAGGATAGTAagtttaaaaagtatttttgcaaTCTGACTTCCGTGTGTAAGTTCTCAGTTTAATTGCGCTTTTGTACTAAGTACAGGTCCTCTGCTGGGTGGAGCTGGGTACTGCATTTATATgacttattttgttttgttagcttGATATTCTGGAATATGTCCATGAGTATGAATATGTGCATGGAGACATCAAAGCCTCAAACCTTCTTCTGAGTTACAAGAACCCTAATCAGGTATTTCTGATGCATTTTATTCCTCATATTTTTAACCTTCTCTTTGACAACACATGGAAGTGCTTTGAACCAGTGAAATCTAGCAGAAGCTCATTTTTAAGACTGTATATGGTAACATTATTTCTGCTTGACATTTATATCTAGTTAGTATTCTACaattctttttaatgcattttgctGGACAGTTATCAAATTGACTATTTGCCCTAAATAATATTGTAGAGAAATTCTCAAGATTgagaggatatttttttttgaataagTATTTGCAGGTGGAAGCGTAAAATTATATAGCACGCTGGTAAATTATGTTTGCCTGTCTGCATTGttacttcatttctttgttcAAGAAATCCATCAAATAAGTGTTCTGTTGCTTGGAAAAATTGGTCTTTAAAGTGTTTATTGTTCCACTTGATTTATGGAAGtcttccatttttctgcatttttaactgTATTTACTATTCAAACAATGCATATCAGAGtttcagaatgattttttttctttttttgggcACTTAATCTCACTGGTAATAACTGACTGTTTTAGTGCACTGGTCCTCTACATCACTGAGAAACTAAACTACTTCCGGATTAGACTGCTAtatggaaaacaacaaaacctatCTGACGTGTGGTTTTCAAATCATACGTAGTAATCTCAATAAAATACTGAGAAAGGATCTGTTAAAGTTGAAAACCTCACTGTTTTTACTACTTTTTAAGAAGTTCTGAGAAAGGTTGGGAGCTACATTTATTATTTGCATGGGTTTTGTATTTATAGTTCTTTAATATTAGAATTCTTTGTGGAAATTACTAGGTATACTTAGTAGATTATGGACTAGCCTACCGATACTGTCCTGAAGGAGTTCACAAAGTATATAAAGAAGATCCTAAAAGGTGCCATGATGGAACTATTGAATATACCAGTATTGATGCACACAAGGGTGTGGGTAAGGACATAAAACTCAGAAATAAGCATTTGTGCATTCGTTTTATAAGtaaaaaagacattatttgcTGCATTGAGTTTTGTAAACAATCAGGCTTCTGAAtctataaaactttttttttttctttagagattatgctggcatttttttttccatttactgaCTTTTACTCTGATattaatttactgtatttttaatgtaactgTTAAATAGATTTAATTGATTTATAAAGTCTGTTAAAATGTTtagtataatttttattaactgAGTAGAAGTGGAATATTGCTTATGTGATTGTAATAGAAAAACAGGCTCTGTTTTCAGGACATAAATAGTTTCTGTTACTGGTGTGAACATTGTTCCTTCATATTTGGCAAAGATGCACAATATTCTTGTTTATAGCTTAATATTTAGGAGACTTACACAAAACTTCATTTATGCCTATAGTCACTGAACATTAAGAGGCAAGTAGTTGAACATGAAAAAGACAGGCTGTGTGTCTGTTATGGTGaacatcactttttttcttcattcttaaattttgttttattagtaTAAAAGTGTGTCCTGCTAAAATATTGGTTGTTGAGAATTATTTACTTCAGGATGAAATGTTGCACCTGTGTTTAAAATGGAACATGGACAAAGGTGGCTTGATTTGCAGATTTATACTTCTAGCATAGTCTGTGGTCAGTGTACATATGGGttgtttttatgttgtttttttctcaaggcTTAGGGATTTGATCACTTACTGCcctctgttcagttttcagggcacatgaaatatttcagcattatggaatattttttttttcaggagctaGGGTTTTAGCACTATTACCTTTTTATAGACGAAGGGAAGTAAAAACTGTTTTGAACAGAAAGTCAATCATTTCACTAacttgctctattttttttccacaatctGAGTACTTAAAAAGCTTCCCAAATTGGCATAACTGCAGCATGTCATACCCttgagcagaagaaagagattGATAGGGGacttgaaaatgaagttatCCTTCCAGATGTAGGAACAAaatttttccttactttcttttgcactaaaataaagaaataagtaaCAGATAGGAGAGTGCCACACTgttagtgttttctttctatagACTTAACATATTTACAAATTTTAACTATTGTTAAACTGTATGTGCTTTGTTAGCTGCTCTTATGGTTCATTTTTTATGTCTGCATATATGTCTAGCACCATCGAGACGTGGAGATCTGGAGATCTTGGGTTATTGTATGGTGCATTGGCTTAGTGGCCATCTACCATGGGAGGATAATTTGAAAGATCCAAATTTTGTCAGAGACTCAAAAATCAGGTGAGAAactacttattttcttttgcttttgaaactgaaaataggAATGGAAATGTCTTAGAATGTAGAAATGCTTTGTACTTTCAGTATATTCCCTTCCGTTAGCAAGCTATTGTTTTGTATGCCTCTTAGTTTTCCTTCACTGTGCCTCATATCCTTGGCCTGTAATTAAACTTTGCTTGTACTTTTCTGCTCTCGTCTTTTCTATATGTGAGATGGTTAGTTATCCACCACAGTACTGGCGCTTTAGAATACTGCTATggttgaaggaaaaaagcactATTATCAGTATGCAGATAACCATTAGTCCTGCTTTACAGAAAGAGCTGAAGCATGGAGTATGAGTAGCCTTTATTACACCATGCTCTGAAGTCAGCGGCTGAGATGAGAAGTGAAGGTGGATCTTAAACGTTTTTGAGCATCGTTCCAGCTAGAGGGGTACtaatgtgggatttttttttaaaattttttattgttttgccCCTTTCCCTCACTGTTGCATTCCTTTGTCTTCTTACTTGCTTGCTTTTATAATAATCGGGAACCGTTGAACAAGAACTTGTTGTAGTACCTGTACTTTCAGGTAGCCTGCCTGGCGTTTGTCAGGTTCTCAAATGGCCGCTTCCTAGAAATGGCTGTAGTATGTTGTACCAAAGGTTTATCTAGCAGTGTTTCCTGTCTCGAATAGTGGTCTAAGCTAGGTACTCTGTGAGCTTATCAGAACAAGGCAAGATTCAGACtttgaaagaaacaacagttttgaataattttgtttttcaggtgtAGAgataatatttcagttttgatggacaaatgctttcctggaaaaaataaaccaggtgAGAGGagataatttaaattaaaatactttggtTTGTACCCTGTGGTAAGCATTCtttaataatttgatttaatgtcctttttcctttataaaaaatatgtaataaagCCATCAATCTGTTTGGATGACATCAGCAAATTGTAGACAACTATAAACAGTGGGTAGAAGCTCTGAAATTCATATTTGCATGGAGCGCTTTGTGTATGTACAAGGGAAAGCTGTGCTAATCTGTATTCAAATAACTGTTCAATTCAGTTGCTGCAAAAAGTGAGGAGTTGTCAGATCTCAGTATCTTTTTATTACTGAGAGATGCATCTCAGGCATTGTACTCTAATCTGTTACTTCTTTATGTCCTCTCTATTTACTGAAGTTttacctatttttcttttatcagcaACAACAAATTAGCATAAATTAGATTGTTGATTAGGAGAAGTATAGATTCTATTTTTAGAGACACTATTAAGTATTTGCAAATGTGAAATGTATAAGTTGATTTTTCACAACTGAATTCTAAGCTTCAAAATATAAAGTAATGCAAACTAGTAACTAGTAGTCTAGATTGTTTCTGTGTGGCATTGGTGACTTGCTGAgtagtttgttgttttttttttttttgcttgcttgaAACCTGACTCTTAGACATATGCTTTCTTTGGATCTTCAATATTTAGTTATTTGTGGCTATTTGTAGTGATCAGAGGAGTTTTCTCTGCCAAGTGTGACTTATCTAGTTTTTCAGTGGTCAAAtgcttcatatatttttttttaaaatatatgcttCAGTCTTGAACTGATGAAGTTCTGAAGTAAaattgaggggttttttttagcatttttaaatgtaggCATAAGGAATACCATGTAAGCAAGTGTTCATTGGTGAAGATTGGCCTATTAAGTTTTTTATGACTGactgttttcttcattgcaagaaatgtatgaaaaacAGTGATGCTGTCATCACTGGGTAATGAACCttggtataatttttttcctaaaatgcgTTATAGTAAAGTCATAATTATGAATTTATaaataactatttaaaaatgGCATAACTAGTGCATGCatagtttttcattctttggtggtaaaaatgaatgattaaaatgttttcaaatagaaattaattgGAAGTACCATTTATTTAGATGAAATAGCCAAGTATATGGAAAAGGTGAAGCTACTGAGCTATGAAGAAAAACCTGTTTATCAGCATTTCCGAGAAATACTTCTGCAAGGACTTAAAGCCATTGGGCAAAAAGATGATGGAATACTTGACTTTGGCTTGGCAGAGAATGAAGACTTGCAAACAAATCCCATGCAAAAGGTTTTTACTCTGAAAATTCGTTggtttttaatgcattttttgaGCTAAAGATTTAAAGAGTATTAGAAGTAGATGTCATAACTGCATCCAGTAGGAAATGAGCAAATGGTGAAATGTTTGTCCTACACTTGTGCGTTATCTGTCTAATTTAACTTCATTAATTGTTATTAAATCTTAATACAGAATGATGTTTATAGGTGTACTTTCATTATAGATAATATCTTGGGTAACAGAATGTGTATGTATAGTTGTAATGACATTTCAACAGATGAATATCCAGTTAATTTACTGGTATTTTTGTTAAATTAGTGAAACTCCAGATGGGtcaaaaaaaacatgtaaagtaaaataaaactagtttttgtttcagattaGTTTCCTTTCCATGACTTTC contains these protein-coding regions:
- the VRK1 gene encoding serine/threonine-protein kinase VRK1 isoform X2 — encoded protein: MPYVKKTAGKRAPAKRKLAEVFDLGEVLADTSKKEWKLGVPIGQGGFGRLYLVQKWTKSHKLRYLGVPRYWGSGLHEKNGNSYRFMIMDRFGRDLQKMYEENAKRFPHKTVLQLGLRILDILEYVHEYEYVHGDIKASNLLLSYKNPNQVYLVDYGLAYRYCPEGVHKVYKEDPKRCHDGTIEYTSIDAHKGVAPSRRGDLEILGYCMVHWLSGHLPWEDNLKDPNFVRDSKIRCRDNISVLMDKCFPGKNKPDEIAKYMEKVKLLSYEEKPVYQHFREILLQGLKAIGQKDDGILDFGLAENEDLQTNPMQKRKRKAAAATNESTEAEREDSGSPEKKKAISNAVATRTRKVTSPKPKKVTATRKRVQK
- the VRK1 gene encoding serine/threonine-protein kinase VRK1 isoform X1, coding for MPYVKKTAGKRAPAKRKLAEVFDLGEVLADTSKKEWKLGVPIGQGGFGRLYLADVNSSKPVGSDAPYVVKVEPSQNGPLFTELKFYMRAAKPNEIQKWTKSHKLRYLGVPRYWGSGLHEKNGNSYRFMIMDRFGRDLQKMYEENAKRFPHKTVLQLGLRILDILEYVHEYEYVHGDIKASNLLLSYKNPNQVYLVDYGLAYRYCPEGVHKVYKEDPKRCHDGTIEYTSIDAHKGVAPSRRGDLEILGYCMVHWLSGHLPWEDNLKDPNFVRDSKIRCRDNISVLMDKCFPGKNKPDEIAKYMEKVKLLSYEEKPVYQHFREILLQGLKAIGQKDDGILDFGLAENEDLQTNPMQKRKRKAAAATNESTEAEREDSGSPEKKKAISNAVATRTRKVTSPKPKKVTATRKRVQK